The following are encoded in a window of Bos indicus x Bos taurus breed Angus x Brahman F1 hybrid chromosome 4, Bos_hybrid_MaternalHap_v2.0, whole genome shotgun sequence genomic DNA:
- the LOC113891913 gene encoding 60S ribosomal protein L36a-like → MVNVPKTRRTFCKKCGKRQPHNVTQYKKGKDSVYAQGKRRYDRKQSGYGGQTKPIFWKKAKTTKKIVLRLECVEPNCRSKRMLAIKRYKHFELGGDKKRKGQVIQF, encoded by the coding sequence ATGGTGAATGTTCCAAAAACCCGCCGGACTTTCTGTAAGAAGTGTGGGAAGCGCCAGCCCCACAATGTGACACAGTACAAGAAGGGCAAGGATTCTGTGTATGCCCAGGGAAAGCGGCGTTATGACAGGAAACAGAGTGGCTATGGTGGGCAGACTAAGCCGATTTTCTGGAAAAAGGCTAAAACTACAAAGAAGATTGTACTGAGGCTTGAATGTGTTGAGCCCAACTGTAGATCGAAGAGAATGCTGGCTATTAAGAGATACAAGCATTTTGAGCTGGGAGGTGATAAGAAGAGAAAGGGCCAAGTGATCCAGTTTTGA